ACCGCGCCCAGCAGCGAGAGGCTGGCACGGAAGGGATGCGGATCGGGCGGCGTGGCGATGCCGTCCATCACGCCGCGTTCGGGTTCGCGCAGGCGCCAGAGGAAGATCGAAAGCACGAAGCCGGGCGCGGCGGCCACGAGGAAGGCGAATTGCCAGCCCTTCAGGCCCAGCGGCGCGGTGCCCGGCACGAAGGCGTCGCTCCACATCTGCGCGGCCAGTCCGCCCAGCACCAGCGATCCGCCCAGCCCCAGCGCAATGGCCGAGGCCATCACCGCCATCACGAAGCCCCGCCGGTGGCGCGGCCAGTAGTCGTAGATGAGCGAGGTACCCGCAGGCTGCGTCGCCGCTTCGCCGATGCCGACGCAGAGCCGGGACGCGGCCAGCATGGCGAAGCTGGAGGTCATCCCCGCCATGGCGGTGGCGGCCGACCAGAACAGGATGCTCAGCGACAGCAGCCGCCCGCGCAGCCAGCCATCGGCAAGGCGGCCGACCGGCAGCGAGAACAGCGCGTAGAACAGTGCGAAGACGGTGCCGAACAGCAGGCCCATCTCGGCATCGCCGATACCGAGGTCCTGTTTGATCGCCGGGGCCAGGATCGCGAGGATCTGGCGGTCCAGCAGGCTCATCGCATTGGTCAGGGCGATCAGCGCCAGCGCGTACCATCCGCCGCGCGCGACATGGCGGGCCGGACCCGTCGCGACCTGTCCGACCGGCGGTTTCACGTCTGCCTTCACAGGGCGAACCAGCGTTCGGCGTTGGTCTGGAAGAACTTGCGCTTCACCTCCGGAGCCATGTCCATGGCATCGAGCGCGCGGACCTCTCCGGCTTCGTACTGATAGGGATAGTCCATGGCGTACATGACCCGGTCCTCCCCCATGACCTGCTGGGCGAAACGGATCGCCGGTTCCCAGGCCATCCCGCTGCACGTCACCAGCACGTTGCTGCGGAAGTATTCGGCGATGGTCTTGTTGAGCGGCTTCATCCGTTCGTAGCGCTGGGAGCGGATTCCGGCCTGGTGCATGTAGTCCAGCCGGTAGAGCCAGTATGGCAGCGCCTCGCCCATGTGGCCGACCATGATCTGGAGGTCGGGATAGCGGTCGAAGATGCCGATGGTGATGAGCCGCAGCAGGTGCATCCCGGTTTCCACGCCGAAGCCGTAGATCGCGCCGTCCAGCCCGGATTCGAGCAGCGGCCCGATCATCGCGTCGGGCGGCGTGCCGGGATGGATGTAAAGCGGCTGGTCGGTATCGGCCAGCGCGCGGAAGATCGGGTCGAAGGCAGGATCGTCGAGATAGCGGCCTTGCGTGTGGCTGTTGATCTGTACGCCCCGGAAACCCAGCTCGAAAGCGCCGCGCCGGATTTCGCGGGCGGACCATTCCGGGTCCTGCGGCGCCACGGCGGTCATGCCGATGAAGCGATCCGGGTGGGCTTCGCAGCGTTCGGCCAGCAGGTCGTTCGCGGAAAGCGCGATGCCGCGCGCCTCGTCCAGGTCGAGCAGGGGCTGGACGCCCGGCGAAGTGAGCGCGAGCACGGCCTTGTCGATGCCGGTCGCGTCCATGTCGGCGATGCGGCGCTCGCCGAGATCGAGCAGGCGCTCGATGATCTGCATCGCGCGTTCGCTGGGGCTCTGGGCATAGAACCCCCAGAGCGAGGTCATGCCCCGGTCCGCCGTGCCGTCGCGCACCATGCGCAAGTAGACGTCGATCTGTTCGCGCGTGGCGAAGGCTTCCTCGGTGGCGATGCGCAGGTAGCCCTGCCTGCCGCCGGTCCTGAGGGCGCCGGTTTCGGGTGTGGTGGCCGGCAATTCGTCGATCATCTGCGATCCCATCCTCTTATCCTTCGTGGACGGCCTTGGTGACGAGGCAGGCCATGACGCCTTCCGGTCCGTCCTCGTGCCCATGTCCCGACCATTTGACCCCGCCGAACGGCGCATCGGCGCCGCCGATCATGGTGGTGTTGATGCCGAGCATTCCGGTTTCGATCTGCGCGGCGAGGCGTTTCTGCCGTGCCCCGTCGCCGGTCCAGGCATAGGCGGCGAGCCCATAGGGCAGGCGGTTGGCCTCCTCGATCATTGCCTCCTCCCCGGAGAAGCGGTTGATGAGCGCGACGGGGCCGAACGGCTCCTCGTTCATGATCCGCGCGGAGAGGGGCGTGTCGGACAGCACGGTGGGGGCATAGAAGAAGCCGCGGTTGCCGATCCGCTCGCCGCCTGCCTCAAGCCGGGCGCCCGCCGCCACCGCCTCGCGCACGAGTGCGTCGATGGCCTCGACCCGCCGCGGATTGGCGAGCGGGCCGACCTGGCTCTCCGGCGCAAGGCCGTCTCCCACTTTCAACCCGCGCGCGCGGCGGGCGAAGCCTTCGCGGAAATCCTCGAACACCGCATCCTCGACGATGAAGCGGGTGGGCGAGACGCAGACCTGCCCGGCGTTGCGATACTTGTGGCTCACCACGGTATCGAGCACGCGGTCGAGGTCCACGTCGGCGAAGACCAGCACCGGGCCGTGCCCGCCCAGTTCCATGGTCGTGCGCTTGAGGTCGTCTGCGGCGAGTTTCGCAAGGTGGCGGCCCACCGTGGTCGATCCCGTGAAGGAGAGCTTGCGGATCACCGGGCTGGCCAGCAGGTGGCGGCTCACTTCGTCCGGCACGCCGAACACGGCTTGCGCCGCGGCCGGCGGAAGGCCCGCGTCGAGCAGGCACTGCAGCACCGCGAGCGCCGAGGCCGGGGTTTCCTCCGCCGCCTTCAGGATGACCGAGCACCCCGCCGCGATCGGTGCGCCAAGCTTGCGGCCGGGGTTGCCGATGGGAAAGTTCCACGGTGCGAATGCGGCGACCGGGCCTACCGGTTCATGGACCACGGTAGAGCGCATCCCTTCCGGGCGCACCAGCGCGCGGCCGTAAAGGCGGAAGCACTCTCCGGCGTAGAATTCGAACAGGCCGATGTTCATGCCTACTTCCACGCGGGCCTCGCTCAGGGTCTTGCCCTGTTCGAGCACGGCGACATGGGCGATCTCCTCGCACCGCTCGCGCATCAGCCGCGCGGCGCCCTGCAGCACATCGGCGCGCTGCTGCGGCGTGGATCTTCGCCAGAGGCGGAAGCCGGCGGCGGCCACCTCCAGCGCGCGGTCGAGATCGGCGGCGTCGGCAAGCGGGAGCTGGCCCAGCACTTCGCCGGTGGCGGGATTGAGCACGGCGTGCGTGCGGCGCGTGCCGCCGGATACGCGTTCGCCGTCGATGATCATGGAAAGCGCGGGGTACTGGATCATGCCTCACCTGGGCCGGAGGAATGGGAGCCTGTCCGCCGGGGAGGGAGCCCCGGCGGACAGGCGGACGCGCGCTGCGCGTCTCTACTCGGCGGGAACGGCGGCGCTGCGTGCGTTCTCGCGATCGATGTCGCCCTGCCAGCGCTCCGCCACCATGGGCTTTCCGGTAACCGGGTGAGGCAGGTGGAACGGCAGCAGCTTGTGCGTCGGCCACAGCCAGTGATCCTCGATCAGGGCATCGGGGCCGCTAGGGTCTTCCGGGTAGAGGGTCTTGGGGAAGGGCACGTATTCGGCCTCGGTGAAGGCCCAGCCCTTGTCGAAATCGGCGTGCCAGTGCGGGAAGTAGTTGAGCACATGGATGCGCCAGACGCCGTCCACCTTCTTGTAGGTGTTCTCGTAAATGCCGCCTTCCCACCACTGGCGCGCATTGGCGGTGAGGGGGTTGGAGGGGTCGGTATAGTCGCGGTGCCGGCCGGCCTGCATCATCGAGCGGGCGCGGGCATGGGCGGTTACGCCGTCCGCCTCGATGGTGACGATGTCCTGCAGCTGCGGATGGTCGAGCAGGAAGCCGTCGATCGGGCCGTTGTT
The DNA window shown above is from Novosphingobium sp. RL4 and carries:
- a CDS encoding amidohydrolase family protein; amino-acid sequence: MGSQMIDELPATTPETGALRTGGRQGYLRIATEEAFATREQIDVYLRMVRDGTADRGMTSLWGFYAQSPSERAMQIIERLLDLGERRIADMDATGIDKAVLALTSPGVQPLLDLDEARGIALSANDLLAERCEAHPDRFIGMTAVAPQDPEWSAREIRRGAFELGFRGVQINSHTQGRYLDDPAFDPIFRALADTDQPLYIHPGTPPDAMIGPLLESGLDGAIYGFGVETGMHLLRLITIGIFDRYPDLQIMVGHMGEALPYWLYRLDYMHQAGIRSQRYERMKPLNKTIAEYFRSNVLVTCSGMAWEPAIRFAQQVMGEDRVMYAMDYPYQYEAGEVRALDAMDMAPEVKRKFFQTNAERWFAL
- a CDS encoding NAD-dependent succinate-semialdehyde dehydrogenase, which produces MIQYPALSMIIDGERVSGGTRRTHAVLNPATGEVLGQLPLADAADLDRALEVAAAGFRLWRRSTPQQRADVLQGAARLMRERCEEIAHVAVLEQGKTLSEARVEVGMNIGLFEFYAGECFRLYGRALVRPEGMRSTVVHEPVGPVAAFAPWNFPIGNPGRKLGAPIAAGCSVILKAAEETPASALAVLQCLLDAGLPPAAAQAVFGVPDEVSRHLLASPVIRKLSFTGSTTVGRHLAKLAADDLKRTTMELGGHGPVLVFADVDLDRVLDTVVSHKYRNAGQVCVSPTRFIVEDAVFEDFREGFARRARGLKVGDGLAPESQVGPLANPRRVEAIDALVREAVAAGARLEAGGERIGNRGFFYAPTVLSDTPLSARIMNEEPFGPVALINRFSGEEAMIEEANRLPYGLAAYAWTGDGARQKRLAAQIETGMLGINTTMIGGADAPFGGVKWSGHGHEDGPEGVMACLVTKAVHEG
- a CDS encoding nuclear transport factor 2 family protein; this encodes MADTDRINALEAQVAELARRLTVREDELDVRKLQHLYGYLIDKCMYNEVIDLFTEDGEVRFFGGVWKGREGVHRLYVERFQKRFTHGNNGPIDGFLLDHPQLQDIVTIEADGVTAHARARSMMQAGRHRDYTDPSNPLTANARQWWEGGIYENTYKKVDGVWRIHVLNYFPHWHADFDKGWAFTEAEYVPFPKTLYPEDPSGPDALIEDHWLWPTHKLLPFHLPHPVTGKPMVAERWQGDIDRENARSAAVPAE